A portion of the Gloeocapsa sp. DLM2.Bin57 genome contains these proteins:
- the grpE gene encoding nucleotide exchange factor GrpE: protein MNQYNHNLQQLQGLMQVQGILSLTELSRRSGIDQREIYRLLYGLIGKIQIETLVKLAQTLNVSLNQLLGEFWSRAEDYPILSQNTDNIEALKRDYQLLEKQQDNLQQEFQQSVLNIIESWLLQWPTVVAIVKENPKFPANNLIPLVKPLENLLTAWGIEAIGKVGEELPYDPQLHQLMEGIIPPEGIVKVRYLGYRQGEKLLYKAKVSIVE from the coding sequence ATGAATCAATATAATCACAATTTACAACAGTTACAGGGCTTAATGCAAGTCCAAGGAATTCTAAGCTTAACTGAATTAAGTCGTCGTAGTGGTATTGACCAAAGAGAGATATATCGCTTATTATATGGGTTAATTGGCAAAATACAAATAGAAACTCTAGTCAAATTAGCTCAAACTCTAAATGTCTCCCTTAATCAGTTATTAGGGGAGTTTTGGAGTCGAGCTGAAGATTACCCCATTTTAAGTCAAAACACAGATAATATTGAAGCTTTAAAAAGAGATTATCAACTACTAGAAAAACAACAAGATAACCTCCAACAGGAATTTCAACAATCGGTCTTAAATATTATCGAATCTTGGCTATTACAATGGCCCACGGTAGTTGCTATCGTTAAAGAAAATCCTAAATTTCCTGCTAATAACTTGATTCCCTTGGTTAAACCCCTAGAAAATCTCTTAACCGCTTGGGGAATAGAAGCAATTGGTAAGGTTGGGGAAGAGTTACCCTATGATCCACAATTACATCAGTTAATGGAGGGAATTATACCACCAGAAGGGATAGTGAAGGTTCGTTATTTGGGTTATCGACAAGGAGAAAAATTGTTATATAAAGCTAAGGTAAGTATTGTTGAATAA
- a CDS encoding DUF427 domain-containing protein, which produces MAKATWNGVILAQSDDCQVVEGNYYFPPDSVNKEYFQPSNTHTICSWKGEASYYTLSVNGQENKDAAWYYPQPKEKAKQIANYVAFWRGVKVES; this is translated from the coding sequence ATGGCAAAAGCAACTTGGAATGGGGTTATTTTAGCTCAAAGCGATGACTGTCAAGTAGTGGAAGGTAATTATTATTTTCCTCCTGACTCCGTCAATAAAGAATATTTTCAACCTAGCAATACTCATACTATCTGTTCTTGGAAAGGAGAAGCGAGTTATTATACCCTCTCAGTCAATGGACAAGAAAATAAAGACGCAGCTTGGTATTATCCCCAACCCAAAGAAAAAGCCAAGCAAATAGCTAATTATGTGGCTTTTTGGCGAGGTGTTAAGGTAGAATCCTAG